One genomic segment of Oncorhynchus kisutch isolate 150728-3 linkage group LG15, Okis_V2, whole genome shotgun sequence includes these proteins:
- the st3gal5 gene encoding lactosylceramide alpha-2,3-sialyltransferase: MRISKRCGSNRRLLLPLMVLGLMILLAVVTLNWFETESQMPLAWHVDPNHRKLVHSFVRGVLSNQCRPAFARKGVEARLQSSSHVTDPFLWRDTLLTREMFKYPPPFGFRDMHGKLKDVLNLLPAQPEQLKKECRRCVVLGNGGILRGLELGTLLDQFDVVIRLNSGPLRNYSKDVGNRTSIRMSYPEGSPKVWEDVDPELLFVAVVYKAVDFKWIRAMINRQRVSLWDWLFFWQKVPEKIPVDLSKFRVLNLEIIRQMAMDLLAYSSPQKRLWGWDQNVPTMGISALNLATYLCDEVSLAGFGYNLSQKETPLHYYDNIPMTAMLGQNMHNVDRERALLQSLVREGTVSDLTGGLHCTFCPS; this comes from the exons ATGAGGATTTCAAAGCGTTGTGGCTCCAACAG ACGTTTGTTGTTGCCCTTGATGGTCCTCGGGTTGATGATCTTACTGGCTGTTGTAACCCTTAATTGGTTTGAGACTGAATCACAGATGCCTTTGGCATGGCACGTGGATCCCAACCACCGAAAG CTTGTGCACTCTTTTGTACGGGGTGTTCTTTCGAACCAGTGCAGACCAGCCTTTGCCAGGAAGGGAGTAGAAGCAAGGCTCCAGAGCTCTAGTCATGTGACtgatcctttcctgtggcgggaCACACTGCTGACTCGAGAGATGTTCAAGTACCCCCCACCATTCGGGTTCCGTGACATGCATGGCAAACTGAAGGATGTCCTCAACCTCCTCCCTGCTCAACCAGAGCAGCTGAAGAAAGAGTGCAGACGCTGTGTGGTCTTGGGAAATGGAGGAATCCTCCGTGGCCTTGAGCTGGGTACCCTGCTTGACCAGTTTGATGTTGTCATTAG GCTCAATAGTGGTCCTTTGAGGAACTACAGTAAAGACGTGGGGAACCGGACCTCTATCCGGATGAGCTACCCAGAGGGAAGCCCCAAGGTCTGGGAAGATGTGGACCCTGAGCTGCTGTTTGTGGCGGTGGTCTACAAGGCTGTAGACTTCAAGTGGATCAGAGCAATGATCAACAGACAGAGAGTT tccCTTTGGGACTGGCTGTTTTTCTGGCAGAAGGTGCCAGAGAAGATTCCAGTAGACTTATCAAAGTTCCGTGTGTTGAATCTGGAGATCATCAGGCAGATGGCGATGGACCTGTTAGCCTACTCCTCCCCACAGAAACGCCTCTGGGGCTGGGATCAG AACGTGCCCACCATGGGCATCTCAGCCCTCAACCTGGCCACCTACCTGTGTGACGAGGTCAGCCTAGCAGGCTTTGGTTACAACCTCAGCCAGAAGGAGACGCCCCTGCATTACTATGACAATATACCCATGACAGCTATGCTGGGGCAGAACATGCACAACGTGGACCGTGAAAGGGCTCTCCTCCAGAGCCTGGTGAGGGAAGGGACTGTATCAGACCTCACAGGGGGCCTGCACTGCACCTTCTGCCCCAGCTGA
- the atoh8 gene encoding transcription factor atoh8 gives MRNPHLLSDGWKTINAKDSTGNKKFKRKGRDPKRVTSDEVKHFQYDSIMDDDSMGELMEETCRNIVKKRLQDPGSVLSVEKSMISSGNPNTALDMRINALPSTVTGKLPSSQSQPLSESTPTSRDSFLSTFPHVTSYGHQQSFGTDHTLQSRIVLCQRSEKSLSSASQTAYINSSDPVESPKKRLGETSGVVTEIKAVQQTRRLLANARERTRVHTISAAFEALRKQVPCYSYGQKLSKLAILRIACNYILSLAQLADLDYTPDHGNMSFRECVEQCTRTLQAEGRSKKRKE, from the exons ATGAGGAATCCACATCTACTCAGCGATGGCTGGAAGACAATCAATGCAAAGGATTCAACTGGGAATAAAAAGTTTAAACGGAAAGGTCGGGACCCCAAACGTGTCACCAGTGATGAAGTCAAACATTTCCAATATGATTCAATAATGGACGACGATTCTATGGGGGAACTGATGGAAGAGACATGTAGAAACATTGTAAAAAAAAGACTACAGGACCCTGGTTCAGTTCTATCTGTGGAGAAATCCATGATTTCATCTGGAAACCCGAATACTGCTCTTGACATGAGGATAAATGCTTTACCATCAACAGTTACTGGGAAGCTCCCATCATCACAGTCACAGCCTTTATCCGAGTCAACACCGACAAGCAGAGACTCTTTTCTCAGCACATTCCCGCATGTTACAAGTTATGGCCATCAACAGTCATTTGGGACTGATCACACATTACAGTCCCGGATCGTCCTGTGCCAGCGCTCCGAGAAGTCCCTCTCCTCGGCCTCTCAGACAGCCTACATCAATAGCAGCGACCCGGTTGAATCGCCAAAGAAACGGCTAGGAGAAACGTCTGGCGTCGTCACTGAGATCAAAGCCGTTCAGCAGACACGGAGGCTACTGGCGAATGCCAGAGAGAGGACCCGGGTGCATACCATCAGTGCAGCCTTTGAGGCGCTGAGAAAGCAG GTGCCCTGCTACTCCTATGGACAGAAGTTGTCAAAGCTGGCTATATTAAGAATCGCCTGTAACTACATCCTGTCGCTAGCTCAGCTGGCAGACCTGGACTACACCCCAGATCACGGCAACATGAGCTTCAGAGAGTGCGTGGAGCAGTGCACCCGCACCCTGCAGGCCGAGGGACGCTCCAAGAAGAGAAAG GAGTAA